Below is a genomic region from Homo sapiens chromosome X, GRCh38.p14 Primary Assembly.
GATTTTCAGTGTACGCCTAACACATCAGCTTCTCTgttcctctgccttctgccatgctcCCTGAGTTAGTTAAAcctcatctggaaaataaagGCCAATGAAACATTAAGATctcttctagttctttttttttttttttttttgagacggagtctcgctctgtcacccacactacagtgcagtggcgtgatctcagctcactgcaagctccacctcccgggttcacgccattctcctgcctcagcctcccgagtagctgggactacccaccaccacggccggctaagttttcgtattttttagtagagacggggtttcaccgtgttagccaggatggtctcgatctcctgacctcgtgatcagcctgcctcggcctcccaaagtattgggattacaggcatgagccaccgcgcccagccgatctCTTCTAGTTCTAATAGTCCAAGATCTAGTAAATAAACCCACAAATATATTAGAGAGGCTGCTATTTGGAAAAGACATCAGTATTATTACAATTTGCAATGCAAATATCTACTCTACCTCCAGCTTTTTGGGAAGTCATTTCCCAGGGCTTGAGGGGTTTTTGCCCCACTCCCTTGGAGGGGTAGCAGATGTTTCAGATAACTGGCATGTTAATTTTAGGTGGGTGGGTACTATCCCTTCTGTTTTCCACTCCCTCTGCCCTACTCCCTGCTATCAAATTCCTGagaccctctctactaaaatagagaTGGGTGTTGCGGTTCTGGGGAGTGGTGTGTGCAGCTGGTGACCTAGGGTAGAAAGCACTTGCTAATTAAAGATGAAACAAGTTGCTAGGGAGGCACCGTGGCTTTGGTCTCTAGCAGCAGAGTTAAGCAAGGGCACATGTATCATGGGTCTGTGGCACTGGTCAGGCGGCTGCCTTTGCAATCTTTGAACTGGAAACAGATATTATTCATGCTGATAGGGAAGAGAGTTGCCTGCTTAGTGGTGACGAAAATTAATAGTCCAAGCATTCTTCCATCCTGCATTTTCCATGCTGgcattttgacttaaaaaaaaatattgctgcAGCTGTTTGCATATTCTGgaagtgtgtgtgcctgtgtgcggTTTGGTGTTTACAGATCTGGGGTTGCGGAGAGGAGTCTCCAGAGCAACGGAAGTAGCTGCTTGTCAGTCAGgattcattttgaaaatgaaagcctGAAAGCTTGGGGCCCATTCTGGGCCTAGGCCTGGTCTCTGAGAAGTCAGCGAAGGCCAGGAGGTGGCTTTGGCCAGTCAACTCAGTGAATAAACCACTGAatctcttttaaagaaaaatgaattgacCAAATCTATGAGTTGCTTTTGATGTCCTGCAGATTGGAGTCTGGAGCAGGGATGTGGGAGCAGGCATTGAGGTGCTGATTGTGGATACATGTCCCCCGcccccaacatacacacacacaatcacatttTCCCAGCCTGCCAAACCAGAACAAGGtaacaaatatttcttggatAACTACTAGGTGCACAAGGATAGTATGACATAGCTGTCCAAGAGTTTATAGTTTAATTGGCATATGAGAGCAAGGGGAGAGAGATGTAACACAAGGCAGTCTTGGGGCCAAAGAAGTAGCAGAAACACAGGGCTGGGGAAAGAGAGGGATCACTTTGGGCTGGGATAATCAGAGGAGGCTTGCTAGAGGTGGAAACTAAGCGcaaccttgaaagaaaagaacttcaCTACATAGAAGCTCTTCCAGGCAGAGGAGTGTAAGTTATAGATACGCTCACGTTACAAGTCTATCCTTTTGGCTGGAATTTGGGGCTTGTATGTGATTTGCAGTTGATAAGCCAGGCTTGAATGCCAGTTCCTGTGTACCAGAACAAAGGCTATGGTGTCGCACAGAcctgctctgccacttcctgctgggtgaccttgagcaagtagCCTAACCTCTCTGCAAACTGGGGACAGTAATGATTCCCAGCACTTGAGGTCACTGGGAGGATTAAAAGAGTTAACATATATAACGCaacaagcacagtgcctggcacatagtaaatgttcaaaaCCAAATTACAAATGCATAAACTGTTCTGAAGGAAAGCTCTAGATATTTAGGACTTGTTCCAAATACGTGAGGGCCAAGGAAGAAAAGCTTCCGATACCTTCTATCACTGCTGCCACAGGTGGCCCCGAGGGAGTGGGCTGATTTGGCCTGAGCCTCCATCCCCCTTGGCCTAGACTGCTGGAACAGTCTTCCGACTTCCTGCCTCTGCACCTCCCAAATCACCTTTTTAACACAACCTCCATCATGGCTGTGTCTCTCCCCGGCTCAACAATCTTCTATGGCTCCCCGTTGCTCACTGACTGAGCTCCTTAAGATGCTGGGGGTGTGGAGGCAAGAACCACTATTTACTAAGGGAAGGGAAGAGCAAAGAGTACGCTGGTATTaggagtgaaaaagaaaaaatatccttttttaaaaagcccctAAGCTTTGAATTTGTAGAAAGCGGGGCCCTGGGGAGAGAGCAGGGATGCATCTCTAAAGAGAACAGGGCGCTCCTGCGGCGCCGGCTCAGATTCACCTGTAGCTGCTTCTCCAAGCCAACCTGGGAAAATTGACGGGAGGGAAGAGGGTGGAGAGCAGGACAGAGAGGGCGGTGCAGAAGGGGAATATCCCTCCTGAGTTCCCTGGAAGAGCGTCAGCCTGGACCCTGGTCTTGGGCTTCTCTGCTGGAATCCTGGGCAGCCCCGGGTGCTGCGGCGAGGGTCAAGGCCACACaaagggcaaggcaggcagaCGAGCCAGTCACATGGGGCAGTCGAGCTGCCTGCGTGAATGCTAGGCGCGGGACAATGGCAACTCCGGGACAAAGTGCAGGGAGACTCCTGAAGAGATAAGAGGGAAGGGCGAAGGAAGGGGGCGGGGAGCCAGAGCCTCGGAGCTCCAGGACCGCGCTTTGGGAGACCGTGGCTGGAAGCCGAGCTCGGCCCGCTGCGGAAGGGGCGCCCTCGCGCCTCTACACTCTAGCCCCGGCTGGGATGCTGAGAACCGCGGCTTCCAGGGCCGCAGGCGAGCTCCCAGCCAGTCCCCGCGCCCGCCCTTCGGTGCTGGAGGCGGGGCTGCCGAGCTCACCTGGCCGTTTGGGGTGGGACCGCCCGCGACCCGGGGGAGCTGCAGAGGCGGCGGTACCCAGGGAAGTGGAGCTGGGCTTGCCCTGGGGACTTGGCTGGAGCTCACACCCCTCCACGCCCCCCAAGGCCTGCGCGGGGGCCCTCCCCtagctccctccctcctcctcctcctcctcctcctcctctcctttgcTCCCTCCCTCCGAACCCAATTGCTCAAGCAGCTTCCTTCCCCAACGCCAGCGCCAGTTCCTCTCCCGTTGGGGCCCGGGAAGGGCAGCTAACGCTGGACACTGGGACGGCCGCGGCGGCAGCTTCAAGACCATGGCCCAGCTCGGAGGGGCCGCGAACCGGGCACCCACGGCCTCTCTCGCGCCGACCTCGCAGAGCCTGCGGTGCGCCCCGCAGCCCCGCCCCTCGAGAGCGGACACTGGTAGCCTGGGCAGGTACTGGGGCAAAGCCGCAGCCGCCGCCTCCCGGGAGCACCCCTTCCCAGGCACGCTGATGCACTCTGCAGCGGGCTCAGGGCGCCGGCGGGGAGCGCTGCGGGAACTGCTGGGGCTGCAGCGGGCGGCTCCTGCGGGGTGGCTGTCGGAGGAGCGCGCCGAGGAGCTGGGCGGGCCGAGTGGGCCGGGCAGCAGCAGGCTGTGCCTGGAACCGCGGGAGCACGCGTGGATTCTGGCAGCCGCCGAGGGCCGCTATGAGGTGCTGCGGGAGCTGCTGGAGGCTGAGCCGGAGCTGCTGCTGCGGGGCGACCCGATCACCGGCTACTCGGTTCTGCACTGGCTGGCCAAGCACGGGCGCCACGAGGAGCTCATTCTGGTACACGATTTCGCCCTACGCCGGGGGCTGAGGCTCGACGTGAGCGCCCCAGGCAGCGGCGGCCTC
It encodes:
- the SOWAHD gene encoding ankyrin repeat domain-containing protein SOWAHD; this translates as MAQLGGAANRAPTASLAPTSQSLRCAPQPRPSRADTGSLGRYWGKAAAAASREHPFPGTLMHSAAGSGRRRGALRELLGLQRAAPAGWLSEERAEELGGPSGPGSSRLCLEPREHAWILAAAEGRYEVLRELLEAEPELLLRGDPITGYSVLHWLAKHGRHEELILVHDFALRRGLRLDVSAPGSGGLTPLHLAALQGHDMVIKVLVGALGADATRRDHSGHRACHYLRPDAPWRLRELSGAEEWEMESGSGCTNLNNNSSGTTAWRAASAVGATAVETSRRVAASRTKAKDTAGSRVAQMHSLFRHLFPSFQDR